The following is a genomic window from Bombina bombina isolate aBomBom1 chromosome 3, aBomBom1.pri, whole genome shotgun sequence.
agcagattaggggttcataagtatagtgtaggtggtggcgatgtcgggggcggcagattagggttaataagtgtaagattaggggtgtttagactcggggttcatgttagggtgttaggtgtagacatacattttatttccccataggaatcaatggggctgcgttacagagttttaggctgcttttttgcaggtgttagactttttctcagccggctccccccattgattcctatggggaaatcgtgcacgagcacgtatgaccagctcaacgctgacttaagcagcgctggtattggagtgcggtaatgagcaaatttttctcaatgctcacttcttgtcttttaacgacgggtttgtaaaaacctgtaatacctgcgctgcagataagtgagcggtgagagaaaactgctcgttagcactgcatagcctctaacgcaaaagtcgtaatctagctGTACGTTACTAAAAACCTTGTTGAGTTAATCAGTTTCATCATATACAGGAGCAACGTGTCCCAACTGCAtatatggatctatctatctatctatctatctatctatctatctatctatctatctgtctgtctgtctgtctgtctgtctgtctgtctgtctgtctgtctgtctgtctgtctgtctatctatctatctatctatctatatatctatctattgattaATCTCATAGATGACTATATTTTACAGGGAGAGTGCAGCTGGCAGATGAGTGGTTGGGTGTGTCTGTAATCTCATTTCAGAAGCAGGGCCTATTTGATTTACTGTCTGTGTACTGAATTCCTAATgtcaaacatatatgcactttaaaaaaatgtatttagaaattaatttgtttttatcaTAAATCAAGcataacacacaatacatattGTAAAGGGGCCACATTTTATAGGTGGTATAGCTTATTCCCATTCTTCCAGTAGTAGCAAGTTCATTTTTGATGTATAATATCTTTTGTAATGTATGCTATTATAAACTTCTAATATATTTGTCTTCTTTTTGCAGGACGCCATCTGGATCTGTTCTTGGTACTATTTGGGCTACAGCTACCGTTCATTTCATCCTGCCCTATAAACTGTGTTTGCTATCCTTCACCTATGACTGTAAGCTGCCAAGCCCATAACTTTGCAGCCATACCTGAAGGTATCCCAGAGATCAGTGAGAGGATTTTCCTGCAAAACAACCAGATCACCATGCTCCTCAGAGGGCACTTCAGCCCTTCTTTGGTGACTCTGTGGCTCTACTCCAACAACATTACCTTCATAGACCCAGACACTTTTGAAGGTTTTGACAACCTTGAAGAGCTGGACTTGGGGGATAATCGCTACTTAAGAGCTCTAGCAGCAGAAACTTTTCAAGGATTGTTTAGACTTCATGctttatatttgtataaatgtgGGCTCAGTTCTTTGCCCAGTGGGATATTTAATGGCCTTCACAGCTTACAGTTTCTTTATCTGCAGGACAACCACATAGAGTTTCTACAGGATGACATTTTTGTAGATTTAGTAAACCTAAGTCACCTATTTCTTCATGGCAACAAGCTCTGGAGTCttcatcaaaatacatttaaagggctgGTTAACCTGGACCGGCTTTTAATCCATCAGAATCAGCTTCAGTGGGTCCACAGAAGTGCATTCCATGATCTTAAGAGGCTTACCATGCTTTTCCTTTTTAATAACAGCATATCAGAACTGCAAGGAGAGTGTTTGGCCCATCTCTCTGCTCTTGAGTTTCTTAGGCTTAATGGTAACCCATGGGACTGTAGTTGCAAGGCTAGATCTCTGTGGGAATGGTTACGTCGATTTAGAGGTTCCAGTTCAAGTGTTATATGTGAGTCACCTGATGAAATGGAAGGTCGAGACTTAAAACTTCTAACAGCCGAAGACTTTATGCACTGTTCAAGTTCAGAATCTCTTCATCAGATCTATCATACATTTAGTACAACACACCAGATAGCACATAAAGGGCATCATTCTCATCATTCCTCCAAGGAAAAAGGAAAGGAGTTAGAAATTGGTCTGCATCAAAATGAGCCAGCTGCTCCAGATCCTCCAGACCCGCGCTCAGGATCTAGAAAACCAGGAAAGAACTGTACCAGCCACAAAAATAGGAACCGTATTTCCAAACCGGTATCTGGAAAGAGTGTGCATGATCTTCAGGATTATCCACCCGATTACCTTCACAAATTTAATTTCGGAACCATGCCTACTGCTTCCACAAAGAGAAAGACCAAATGTACAAGGAGGACGCCGAACAGGATACCAAGTGGAGTACAGCAGGCAGCAGGCAATAGGAGTGAGGGGGTCAGAGTGTCCTTGCTGCTTTTCCTCTTGGTGTTAGCTGTCATAGTACGCTGATCCTTTGTGGAAGGACTTCTAGCCACTGCCACCCCTTTGCAAAggaccagcatttttttttttttattcttctttagCGATATGCGGTGGTTTCTTTAAGGTCGAGGAATGAATGTGGCTTCTGGTGgtctcctggcttttctctgtggatTATGGATGCATCAGAAGTTTGGGGGGAGCATTATCACAATTCAACCACATGCAGCCCCAACTTTGCACGTACAAAGGGCAAAACCTTTTAAAAGAATTAGCAAAAAATGTCATCTTATCAATTTTTGTTAACAAGTGGACATACAAAATAAGGCATTCAGATCCTTTTGTTTAAGAAAATATATTGTTTGGCCCTGGATGAAAAGAAGGAACAAAATTAGACCACATGTGAGACATTGTGTAAATGGTGACAACAGAGAGACTGGGTCTGATGGCCTATTTAGATATTCAGATATTATTGGTCTTTGGGCCAATGCTGCTCAGAAGACAATCTAAAATTCCTGAAAAACTcaggcatatataaatatatatatatataaatatatataaatatctatagcaGGGCTCAGCTGCCATGCTACCAAAGGAAGGTTGCAAATAGGACCTGTTAAATAAAATAGAGAAGTAATTCCTACTGGCAGCCTGTTTATTTTGTATCTGTATTCACATAGTTATTTAAAGGCACAATCCCTTCTCCTTCTCCCCTTTGTCCCTCAATATTTATATGTGAGTCTATAAATGTTTCTAAGGCTTTATCTGGAAATCATAACTTTGAAATCAGAATATTATGCTGTCCAGTTTATACAGAATAATATACATTACTGGCTTTGAGCTGGGTACAGCTCTTGTTAATTATCCTTGGAATGTATACCTTGTGAATCTATCAAATTTGCCTCTGAAGTAAAGTACAATACAGGAAGCATTGCAGACCATAATCAGTCCATATCccaggcaaaaaataaaaatacaaagaaataaaaatagaCATGATTATCAGTGTGAACAAATTGGATGAAAAATtggatataaaggaatatataagaaataaaagaATGTTACATATGATAGAATATTATATATTATGATAGAATACACAGCCATAGAAATCTGTTTCCCGGGAGGAAGCAGAAGGAAAAAGGGATATGTCTTTATGTATATTGTGACCAGTGAGCAGGGAGAGAAAGAGCTTGCTCCCAACAGTGTTAGTTTAGTGTGAACCTTATAGCTGGACTAGAGGTATTCACAGCCTAGGGTTAAACCTCAGTGACATTGATCGTGGAGAGAAGATACTGATAAGGAAAGTCTAAACCTACCCTTGGGTTTGTACAATGCTAACAACTTTTGTTTGACACAGTCACTTTTTGGGAGGGACTGGGCATGATGAAGAGTCAAAATGGGTCCATGATGCAAAAGGTGATAAGGTGGAGAAGGAGACATCTGTTTCTGGTTTTAAATTGGTAGAATGAGATTGTGGTATGCTACATTTTCAAAGACTTACTGCAGGAAGCTCCATAGGGTTAAACACTTGTCTCCATGCTGCCAAACATGAGTATGTTTTGACTCCAGTTTTTGCAAGAAGCAAAAATCTacccaaaacacttttttttatcaaaggCCAGAGATGTTTTTGCACTAAGACAAAACTGAAGTCAAACACATGATGGATTACCCCATTTTCAGAAAGCAGTAGCAGTGTTAATCAGATATAGATAACAAATCTAGTGagtgttacaaacaaacaaaatgcTATTCCCTTGTAAGAGAATGTGTGTGAACAGAAGAGAACAAtggattaaactaaaataaaaaatagccttgggtatacaaaaaataaatctcTGTTTATTTTATTCACATCATAATGTTATCTTTCAGAATTTTTCCATTGGCATCATTCTTTGCTCTTGGATGTGTATAATTTATTTCCAGTGGTTATAATGCAAATATtcttatgggttaataaatgtgcTACACTAACAAGGGTTTACAATTATTAGAGCCTCTGTGTATTAAATGACTTAATCAACATATAAACAGGAGACATTAAACACATGTCACTTTTCCTTTCGAGCAGTAATCTAACAAAAAAAGGGTTATTGCTGTATTGGTTCCACAGAGAATGttcctttagtatttttttataccttttaatggaccaacaaaacaaaaggaattttattccataagctttcaagacctaACATGACTCTTCTTCTAAATCTGAAGAAGAGACCTATGATGTTTTAAAggttatggaataaaaaaaaacttgaatttgTAGGTCCACTAAAAGATATCACAGTAATCTAGAAGCTATCCATAAGTTAAATATAGTAACATACAATTGAAACATTACTGATTTatgtgatgaaagaaaaaaatgtttgtatgtTATGATATAATACAGGTTCCAGTCATTTGAAAATTCTTCATAGACAAATGATGAAGAACCCTTTGGACCTTCTTCTTCTTTTGTTTCAAGACTTGTCTTTGTGATTTATTACAATTATTGTTCGTTGATCCACTAGGCATGAGCTACAGTAAATAACTTACTAATTGGTTCGATAATTTTACAAAGCACATAACGCTCctgtaatgttaaaaaataaataaaataaaaaacaactgctaaGCTCTACAGACTAAACAAGTTGCACTTTTGCCCAAAAGAAAAGGATTAGTAAAAAACtgagaataattattattatttttagtttgcAACTATGAAATGAATGAAACTTTATATTTGTTTGTGCATTACAATGAATTCCAACCCTGTTAAGAAGACTATATTTTATTGGGACAGAGATAAAAACATTCTTGTGAGGTTATTGAGGGGTCTCTTAAAATCTGAGATCAAGTTTGAAATGAATTGATGCTTGCTTCACTTTTGTTAGTGGGTGCTCCTACCATTAGCTTACAGTAAATATCACCAGAATATCTGAATATAtgcaaaaaggaagatattttacctaatcaTTCATTTAGCTCACCAAAGTGCTCTGTTATCCAGAGCTACTCATTCATCATCATcagcaagaaaaaacaaacaaaaaaaacagccaatcagcatcaaagtTCACACTTtgccttactgtgatctcatgggatttcaagattttatagtaaacttccttaaactgagaagggaaataaAGTGTAATTCTGCCTTGATTGTAtgattaaagtccctttacaatgggatctgAATAATTTATCTTCTATTTTACATTGGGATGTTCAGGAggttttttctagtcagcttttccagatatgctgcatcactttccagGCAGGGATTCAACATTTGGTTATAATGTCCCTTTCAGTACCtcatacatgatatctcacacatcaaaTGAGAACTTCTAGCAACAcagaaaagcaataattacaactgcaacactGGGAAGAATGAGAGGCATCAAAGAAACCCCTGAACAAGGTGTTGGCTGTGGGTATTTCGTGGAGTTCTCTAAGTGTGGTCAGGAtctttaattaatgttttttttactaaCTCTAGTTGAATCTAAGCCATTATAGTCCTAATAAAATCCAATAAGGCTAAGTGAAGtctttaaaagtaaactttttttctgtaatgcACAAAATGCTTCCTTTCGcaatatttatttcttaaacaaTGTCTCTCTTTCTATGTCCCACCATTTACCTTTTGAAATATTGGCCAATCAGATCCTGAATGTATACAGAGCCATGGCCCCATGCATCAGACGAGAGTTTATAGAATTATGTGACTAATGTGTTGTACAAATGTTGAAAATCATGTAAGCAAGAACAGTCATGAGATCTAGAGGTCTATTCAGTTAACCTCATGCCTCAATTGTCATTCAAAGTAGGTAAAATGTAACTAAATCAAGTCTTGAACTTGGAACGTAGCCAAGGTAAACTGACTTGTTAAAAAAATGCAATCTCATTGGATGAaatatttctataatttttttaaactgGCTTGAagatacatgaaacccacatttttttcttctatttttcagatagagaatacaatttaaaaaaagttttcaatttacttctattattaaatttgctttgttctcatgttattctttgttgatgagatgtCTAAATGCACTGCATggttcttactaatgtataacattgttgcaaaactgctgccatatagtgctgcagacacgtacaaaaacaccagagcttcacaggttgccactggagtcctcttccactcctccatgaaaacatcacggagctggtggatgttagagatcttgcgctcccccaccttccgtttgaggatgccccacaaatgcttaatagggtttaggtctggagacatgcttggccagtccatcacctttaccctcagcttctttagcaaggcagtggtcgtcttggaggtgtgtttggggtcattatcatgtcagaatactgccctgtggccaagtctccaaaggggggggggatcatgctctgcttcagtatgtcacagttcatgttggcattcatggttccctcaatgaactgtagctccccagtgccggcagcacttatgcaggcccagaccatgacactcccacc
Proteins encoded in this region:
- the RTN4RL1 gene encoding reticulon-4 receptor-like 1 produces the protein FAGRHLDLFLVLFGLQLPFISSCPINCVCYPSPMTVSCQAHNFAAIPEGIPEISERIFLQNNQITMLLRGHFSPSLVTLWLYSNNITFIDPDTFEGFDNLEELDLGDNRYLRALAAETFQGLFRLHALYLYKCGLSSLPSGIFNGLHSLQFLYLQDNHIEFLQDDIFVDLVNLSHLFLHGNKLWSLHQNTFKGLVNLDRLLIHQNQLQWVHRSAFHDLKRLTMLFLFNNSISELQGECLAHLSALEFLRLNGNPWDCSCKARSLWEWLRRFRGSSSSVICESPDEMEGRDLKLLTAEDFMHCSSSESLHQIYHTFSTTHQIAHKGHHSHHSSKEKGKELEIGLHQNEPAAPDPPDPRSGSRKPGKNCTSHKNRNRISKPVSGKSVHDLQDYPPDYLHKFNFGTMPTASTKRKTKCTRRTPNRIPSGVQQAAGNRSEGVRVSLLLFLLVLAVIVR